The Leucobacter viscericola genome includes a window with the following:
- a CDS encoding Lrp/AsnC family transcriptional regulator: MDLDEIDREILDVLAADARVSMTTLAEAVHVSRASAHARFRRLVDSGVIRGFTVQMNPVLAGKRTSAYVTISADQTEWQDLRDRLTGIPEVCHIALIGGEFDVIALVRARDNQDLRRVVLEEIQAIPAVRGTRTQLIFEDFDTAGV; the protein is encoded by the coding sequence ATGGACCTCGACGAGATCGATCGCGAGATACTTGACGTGCTCGCGGCCGACGCCAGAGTCTCGATGACGACCCTGGCGGAGGCCGTGCACGTCTCGCGGGCGAGCGCGCACGCACGGTTTCGGAGGCTCGTTGACAGCGGGGTGATTCGCGGCTTCACGGTGCAGATGAACCCCGTGCTCGCGGGCAAACGGACCTCTGCGTACGTGACCATCTCGGCGGATCAGACCGAGTGGCAAGACCTGCGAGACCGCTTGACGGGAATTCCTGAGGTCTGCCACATCGCGCTGATCGGGGGCGAGTTCGATGTGATCGCGCTCGTGAGGGCCCGGGACAATCAAGATCTGCGGCGAGTGGTGCTCGAAGAAATCCAGGCGATTCCGGCCGTGCGCGGCACGCGCACCCAGCTCATTTTTGAGGATTTCGACACCGCCGGCGTGTAG
- a CDS encoding GNAT family N-acetyltransferase: protein MLQHPGTLRGRIVTLEPLTAEHAEGLGAAAEDGEVWRLWYTQVPRPEGMAAEIERRLQLQREGSMIAFASRRNDTGALIGMTTFMHIDAKTPRVEIGSTWNAASAQGTGTNAESKLLLLQHAFDVWGCTAVEFRTDFNNHQSRAAIARLGANQDGVLRAHQNSNGYLRDTVVFSITQPEWAGVRLGLEHRLRKY from the coding sequence TTGCTGCAGCATCCAGGTACCCTGCGAGGTCGAATCGTCACGCTGGAGCCCCTCACCGCTGAACACGCGGAGGGGTTGGGCGCTGCGGCCGAAGACGGTGAGGTGTGGCGACTCTGGTACACCCAGGTGCCACGGCCCGAGGGCATGGCGGCAGAGATCGAGCGCCGTCTCCAGCTGCAGCGTGAGGGCTCAATGATCGCCTTTGCCTCGCGACGCAACGACACTGGCGCGTTGATCGGCATGACCACCTTTATGCACATCGACGCGAAGACCCCGCGTGTGGAGATTGGTTCCACGTGGAACGCGGCAAGCGCGCAGGGCACCGGCACCAACGCCGAGTCGAAGCTGCTGCTGTTGCAGCACGCCTTTGATGTCTGGGGCTGCACGGCGGTTGAGTTTCGCACTGACTTCAATAACCACCAGTCGCGCGCGGCGATTGCGCGCCTCGGGGCGAACCAGGACGGTGTGCTTCGTGCCCACCAGAACAGCAATGGTTACCTGCGCGACACGGTTGTGTTCTCGATCACGCAGCCAGAGTGGGCCGGGGTGCGGCTTGGGTTGGAGCACCGGCTTCGCAAGTACTGA
- a CDS encoding ABC transporter permease has translation MSTQTEVRSNPAAVSAPGGPRPMSGAQGAWLVAEREITTRLRSKAFLISTGLLLLLVLGSVLFSGFMAKSGGFGDATKVAVVGSSAEGLKGADYEVTEVADRAAAEKLVRNGDVEAAIVPGGEGPVDLTVIALDSAPMDLVQSLSAAPSVELLDPSAQNPFLAYIIAIGFGVVFMMSAITFGTTIAQSVVEEKQTRIVEILLATVTARTILAGKILGNSILALAQVVAIAALASVGMLATGQDLLLGELGNALIWFGILFAFAFVLLAGLYAALASLVSRQEDIGSVTSPVMMLVMLPYIAVIMFYDNPQALAIMSYIPFSAPVGMPVRLYLGAAEWWEPIVSLGILAVTIAIVLWIGARIYSNSILRTGARVKIADAIKG, from the coding sequence ATGAGCACACAGACCGAAGTACGTTCGAACCCGGCAGCGGTCTCTGCACCGGGTGGCCCCCGTCCGATGAGTGGCGCGCAGGGTGCGTGGCTCGTCGCCGAGCGCGAGATCACCACCCGCCTGCGCAGCAAAGCCTTCCTTATCTCCACGGGTCTGTTGCTGCTGCTTGTGCTGGGATCGGTGCTGTTCAGCGGTTTCATGGCGAAATCGGGCGGGTTCGGCGACGCGACGAAGGTCGCCGTGGTCGGTTCCTCCGCTGAGGGCTTGAAGGGTGCAGACTACGAGGTGACGGAGGTCGCGGATCGTGCTGCAGCTGAGAAGCTGGTGCGCAATGGCGACGTAGAAGCCGCGATTGTGCCCGGCGGTGAGGGTCCCGTTGACCTCACGGTGATCGCACTCGACAGCGCCCCGATGGACCTGGTGCAGTCGCTCTCGGCCGCACCCTCGGTTGAACTGCTTGACCCCTCTGCGCAGAACCCGTTCCTCGCGTACATCATCGCGATCGGTTTTGGTGTTGTGTTCATGATGAGCGCGATCACCTTCGGTACGACCATCGCGCAGAGTGTGGTGGAAGAGAAGCAGACTCGCATCGTTGAGATCTTGCTTGCCACGGTGACCGCTCGAACGATTCTCGCCGGAAAGATCCTCGGCAACAGCATCCTTGCGCTTGCTCAGGTTGTGGCGATTGCGGCGCTCGCTTCGGTTGGCATGCTCGCGACGGGTCAAGACCTGTTGCTTGGTGAGCTTGGTAACGCACTTATCTGGTTCGGCATCCTGTTTGCCTTCGCCTTTGTGCTCCTCGCCGGGCTCTATGCGGCGCTCGCATCCCTCGTCTCACGCCAGGAAGACATTGGATCGGTCACGAGCCCCGTCATGATGCTCGTGATGCTGCCCTACATTGCCGTCATCATGTTCTACGACAACCCGCAGGCGCTCGCGATCATGAGCTACATCCCGTTCTCGGCACCTGTTGGCATGCCGGTGCGACTGTACCTCGGTGCCGCTGAGTGGTGGGAGCCGATCGTCTCGCTCGGCATCCTCGCCGTCACCATCGCAATTGTGCTCTGGATCGGCGCGCGCATCTACAGCAACTCGATCCTGCGCACGGGTGCCCGCGTGAAGATCGCTGACGCGATCAAGGGGTAG
- a CDS encoding ABC transporter ATP-binding protein, translating into MLEISNISKTFFPNTVNERKALVDLSLNLNEGDFVTVIGSNGAGKSTLLNAVSGRYTVDSGNIEVDGQRVNRLKEYQRAKYIGRVFQDPMAGTAPNLTIEQNLSLALRRGKPRGLGLALTSKQRERFREELKALELGLENRLPAKVGLLSGGQRQALSLLMAGFTHPRILLLDEHTAALDPQRAELVSNLTERIVSQGGLTTLMVTHNMEQALHLGNRLIMMHEGRIVFQASEEEKRQLTVPLLLAEFAKIKGAMLDDRALLA; encoded by the coding sequence ATGCTAGAGATCAGCAACATCAGTAAGACCTTTTTCCCGAACACCGTCAACGAGCGCAAGGCGCTTGTCGACCTCAGCCTGAACCTCAACGAGGGTGACTTCGTGACCGTCATCGGCTCGAACGGTGCCGGTAAGTCGACGCTGCTCAACGCCGTTTCGGGCCGATACACGGTCGACTCGGGCAATATCGAGGTCGACGGGCAGCGAGTCAACCGTCTGAAGGAGTACCAGCGCGCCAAATACATCGGCCGTGTCTTTCAGGATCCGATGGCCGGCACCGCGCCAAACCTCACCATCGAGCAGAACCTGTCGCTCGCCTTGCGCCGCGGCAAGCCGCGCGGTCTTGGGCTCGCACTGACCTCCAAGCAGCGGGAGCGCTTTCGCGAAGAACTCAAAGCGCTTGAGCTTGGCCTTGAGAACCGGCTCCCCGCAAAGGTGGGTCTCCTCTCCGGTGGCCAGAGGCAGGCACTCTCGCTGCTGATGGCCGGGTTTACGCACCCGCGCATCCTGCTGCTCGACGAGCACACGGCCGCGCTCGATCCGCAGCGAGCCGAGCTCGTCTCGAACCTCACCGAGCGCATCGTGTCGCAGGGTGGGCTCACGACGCTGATGGTGACCCACAACATGGAGCAGGCCCTGCACCTTGGTAACCGGCTGATCATGATGCACGAAGGGCGCATTGTGTTCCAGGCCTCGGAAGAAGAGAAGCGCCAGCTCACCGTGCCGCTGCTGCTTGCCGAGTTTGCCAAGATCAAGGGAGCCATGCTCGACGACCGAGCGCTGCTCGCCTAG
- a CDS encoding DoxX family protein, which translates to MRNFNSSGIAIVRVVLGVIMLAHGIQKFAVYTVAGFEGVLGELGVPFAGLLAYAVPIVEVGAGVLLILGLFTRVAGVLTVGVGLAALFTMHIANGLFVDDGGYELVLLIAAAGAGVALLGGGRFSLDAVVPFGKKPVAQTA; encoded by the coding sequence ATGAGAAATTTCAATTCATCTGGAATCGCAATTGTCCGAGTCGTTCTGGGTGTCATCATGCTGGCCCACGGCATTCAGAAGTTCGCCGTGTACACCGTCGCCGGGTTTGAGGGTGTGCTGGGTGAGCTCGGTGTGCCGTTTGCCGGTCTGCTCGCGTACGCCGTTCCGATTGTTGAGGTTGGCGCGGGTGTGCTGCTGATCCTGGGCCTGTTCACGCGCGTCGCCGGAGTGCTGACAGTCGGCGTCGGGCTCGCGGCGCTGTTCACCATGCACATCGCAAACGGACTGTTTGTTGACGACGGTGGTTACGAACTCGTGCTGCTGATCGCGGCTGCGGGCGCGGGTGTGGCACTGCTCGGTGGCGGGCGATTCTCGCTCGATGCAGTTGTGCCGTTTGGCAAGAAGCCGGTGGCGCAGACTGCGTAA
- a CDS encoding DapH/DapD/GlmU-related protein produces the protein MSNNEFLRIHDPERLAAGERVLGPEFRAMSERVILATELTSRLNVLPFDDEAGRAALLEQILGRPLPPRATIYPPFYTDHGLAIELAERVFINQGCTFLDYAGTRLGEGVMVGPKVTFITVGHPVDLEDRRQFLSGAPIDVAENVWIGAGAMILPGVSIGRDAVVAAGTVVAEDVPAASLVAGPKGSVKRRW, from the coding sequence GTGAGCAACAACGAGTTTCTGCGCATTCACGACCCCGAACGGCTCGCCGCGGGGGAGCGAGTGCTCGGCCCAGAGTTTCGGGCGATGAGCGAGCGTGTGATCCTTGCCACCGAGCTCACCTCGCGGCTGAACGTGCTGCCGTTTGACGACGAGGCTGGCCGGGCTGCACTGCTGGAGCAGATACTGGGCCGCCCACTGCCGCCGCGAGCGACCATCTACCCGCCCTTTTACACGGACCACGGCTTAGCCATTGAGCTCGCAGAGCGGGTGTTCATTAACCAGGGCTGCACGTTTCTCGACTACGCGGGCACCCGCCTTGGCGAGGGTGTGATGGTCGGGCCGAAAGTGACGTTTATTACCGTCGGGCACCCGGTGGACCTCGAGGATCGACGTCAGTTTCTTTCGGGCGCACCAATCGACGTTGCGGAGAACGTGTGGATCGGGGCCGGAGCCATGATCCTGCCGGGTGTCAGTATCGGTCGTGACGCCGTGGTTGCGGCGGGCACGGTTGTCGCCGAAGACGTTCCGGCGGCGAGCCTTGTCGCCGGGCCGAAGGGGAGCGTGAAGCGCCGGTGGTAG
- a CDS encoding ABC transporter permease — protein sequence MIGALELGLIYGVMALGVYLTFRVLNFPDLTVDGSFTMGAAVAAALITNGQNPVIATIAGGAAGALAGVCTGLLHTKGKIDGLLAGILTMIALWSVNLRIMGTAKEGSAVAANLPLLRADTVFTPMKEAGLLGTWVGVLILFIGVMIFKLFVDWLLSTNLGLAIQATGDNGPMIRSFGVSTDRTTILTLAVSNCLVALCGAFIAQYQGFADISMGIGLILVGLASVILGQAVFGQRFIWLASFAVVFGAVLYRMIIFLALMAGLDPNDMKLITAVLVVAALLLPRWGFLKRIPSLRGRGGRAAPRSDSDPNVALTAGVGVVGLEESEKSAAMESSTSAGER from the coding sequence ATGATTGGTGCACTCGAGCTCGGGCTCATTTACGGAGTGATGGCCCTCGGGGTCTATCTCACATTCCGTGTCCTCAACTTCCCTGACCTGACGGTTGACGGGAGCTTCACAATGGGCGCCGCGGTCGCTGCCGCGCTAATCACAAACGGTCAAAACCCCGTTATCGCCACCATTGCTGGCGGTGCGGCGGGGGCGCTCGCCGGTGTCTGCACGGGGCTGCTACACACCAAGGGCAAAATCGACGGCCTGCTGGCCGGTATTCTGACCATGATCGCGCTCTGGTCAGTCAACCTGCGCATTATGGGCACGGCAAAAGAAGGATCGGCCGTCGCTGCCAACCTGCCGCTGCTGCGCGCAGACACTGTGTTCACCCCCATGAAAGAGGCCGGTCTGCTCGGCACCTGGGTCGGTGTGCTCATCCTCTTTATCGGGGTCATGATTTTCAAACTGTTCGTTGACTGGTTGCTGTCGACCAACCTCGGCCTCGCTATTCAGGCGACCGGCGACAACGGACCCATGATTCGCAGCTTCGGTGTGAGCACCGACCGCACCACGATCCTGACCCTCGCCGTCTCCAACTGCCTCGTCGCGCTCTGCGGTGCCTTCATCGCGCAGTACCAGGGCTTCGCCGACATCAGCATGGGTATCGGCCTGATTCTTGTTGGCCTCGCGTCCGTGATTCTCGGCCAGGCCGTGTTCGGGCAGCGCTTCATCTGGCTCGCGAGCTTCGCCGTGGTCTTTGGTGCTGTGCTCTACCGCATGATCATCTTCTTGGCGCTGATGGCAGGCCTCGACCCCAACGACATGAAGCTCATCACCGCGGTGCTTGTTGTGGCAGCGCTGCTGCTGCCGCGCTGGGGCTTCTTGAAACGCATACCGTCGCTCAGAGGGCGCGGGGGTCGCGCCGCACCGCGGTCGGACTCTGACCCGAACGTAGCTCTCACTGCCGGGGTTGGTGTTGTTGGGCTCGAGGAGTCCGAGAAATCTGCCGCCATGGAGTCCTCGACCAGCGCCGGAGAAAGGTAG
- a CDS encoding ABC transporter ATP-binding protein, whose product MIDIAGISRSFGSRTVLNDVSFSVESGRMTGFVGGNGAGKTTTMRIILGVLSADKGEVRLNGSPVTQADRARFGYMPEERGLYPKMKVLEQLTYLGRLHGMAAGSAKASATALLERLGLEERMNDTLESLSLGNQQRAQIAAALVHEPSALVLDEPFSGLDPMAVEVVLAVLRDYASKGAPVLFSSHQLDIVERLCDDVVVIGNGRILAKGSREALRAEHSGRSFELELAGTAADAGWVRDQPGVSVTHLDGGFARFDADTDEAARAVLVRATSADPSVATVRSFAPVTPSLAQIFKEVVR is encoded by the coding sequence ATGATCGACATCGCAGGAATCTCCCGCAGTTTTGGTAGCCGCACAGTGCTCAACGACGTGAGCTTTAGTGTTGAGAGTGGCCGTATGACCGGCTTCGTGGGAGGCAACGGGGCTGGCAAAACGACCACCATGCGCATTATTCTCGGGGTGCTCTCGGCAGACAAGGGCGAGGTGCGGCTGAACGGCTCACCCGTCACCCAGGCTGACCGTGCACGCTTCGGCTACATGCCCGAAGAGCGTGGCCTCTACCCGAAAATGAAGGTGCTCGAGCAGCTCACCTACCTCGGCCGCTTGCACGGCATGGCTGCAGGATCCGCGAAAGCGTCTGCGACCGCACTGCTTGAGCGACTCGGCCTCGAAGAGCGCATGAACGACACGCTCGAGAGCCTCTCGCTCGGCAACCAGCAGCGCGCCCAGATCGCGGCGGCCCTCGTGCATGAGCCGAGTGCGCTTGTGCTCGATGAGCCGTTCTCGGGCCTCGATCCGATGGCCGTTGAGGTTGTGCTCGCCGTGCTTCGCGACTACGCATCGAAGGGGGCGCCGGTGCTCTTCTCCTCCCACCAGCTCGACATCGTTGAGCGACTGTGTGACGACGTGGTTGTGATCGGCAACGGTCGAATTCTTGCCAAGGGGTCGCGCGAGGCGCTGCGGGCAGAGCACTCGGGGCGCAGCTTCGAGCTCGAGCTTGCGGGAACCGCGGCCGACGCGGGCTGGGTTCGGGATCAGCCCGGTGTGTCAGTCACACACCTCGATGGCGGATTCGCGCGCTTTGACGCCGACACCGACGAGGCGGCCCGTGCCGTGCTGGTGCGAGCAACCTCGGCTGATCCTTCCGTGGCGACGGTGCGCAGCTTCGCGCCCGTCACCCCCTCACTCGCTCAGATTTTCAAGGAGGTCGTGCGATGA
- a CDS encoding ABC transporter substrate-binding protein, whose product MKKRKLAAGLALAAASALVLAGCSSSGDDKGKTDDSAKSYSIGVIQLVQHPALDAATKGFQDAFKDAGVDVKWDVKNANGEQATAVTMAQGFASGGSDLVLAVATPAAQAAAQAITDKPVLFTAVTDAVSAELVKSNDKPGGNVTGTSDAAPIEDQLKLLKEIVPDAKTVGIVYSSGEVNSEVQVKAAKEAAKGLGLEIKEATVTTANDIAQAAESLGDVDAFYVPTDNTVVSGISALVQVAETKQIPIIGAESGTVEGGAVATLGIDYTKLGHQTGEMALKILQDGADPATMPVEVSKEFTYVVNPDAAKRMGVTIPKDILDKADTVG is encoded by the coding sequence ATGAAGAAACGAAAGCTTGCAGCAGGTCTCGCCCTCGCGGCGGCCAGTGCACTTGTTCTCGCGGGCTGCAGCAGCAGCGGCGATGACAAGGGTAAGACCGATGACAGCGCGAAGTCGTACTCGATTGGGGTTATTCAGCTGGTGCAGCACCCCGCTCTTGATGCCGCAACCAAGGGCTTCCAGGACGCATTCAAAGATGCCGGCGTTGACGTCAAGTGGGACGTAAAGAACGCAAACGGTGAGCAGGCAACCGCCGTCACCATGGCACAGGGCTTCGCGTCCGGTGGTTCAGACCTGGTGCTCGCGGTGGCAACCCCCGCTGCGCAGGCAGCCGCGCAGGCGATCACCGACAAGCCGGTTCTGTTCACCGCCGTGACCGATGCTGTGTCGGCCGAGCTCGTGAAGTCCAACGACAAGCCCGGTGGCAACGTGACCGGTACGAGCGATGCTGCTCCGATCGAGGATCAGCTGAAGCTGCTGAAGGAGATCGTTCCCGACGCAAAGACCGTTGGCATCGTCTACAGCTCGGGTGAGGTGAACTCTGAGGTGCAGGTAAAGGCCGCGAAGGAGGCCGCGAAGGGTCTTGGTCTTGAGATCAAGGAAGCAACCGTCACCACCGCAAACGACATCGCGCAGGCCGCTGAGTCGCTCGGTGACGTTGACGCGTTCTACGTACCGACCGACAACACCGTCGTGTCGGGCATCTCCGCACTGGTGCAGGTCGCAGAGACGAAGCAGATCCCGATCATTGGTGCCGAGTCGGGCACGGTCGAGGGTGGCGCTGTTGCGACACTCGGAATCGACTACACCAAGCTTGGTCACCAGACCGGCGAGATGGCACTGAAGATTCTGCAGGACGGCGCGGATCCCGCAACCATGCCCGTTGAGGTTTCGAAGGAGTTCACCTACGTGGTCAACCCCGACGCCGCGAAGCGCATGGGTGTGACGATCCCGAAGGATATCCTCGATAAGGCCGACACTGTCGGATAG
- a CDS encoding response regulator, with product MIRVMLVDDQELVRSGFRIILESEPDIEVIAEAVNGEDAIAAAAKHTPDVICMDVEMPLLNGIEASRQILAEQPETGVLILTTFGHEQYLFDALAAGVSGFLLKTSRAEQLIDAVRTIAAGNALLGPDVTRAVIERVSADREAAPSAAVTAEGGSGSDTLKDAMDDARLTDREREVLSLVAEGKSNSEIAAELFLGEATVKTHVSNLLQKLGVRDRIQAVVWAHTQG from the coding sequence ATGATCCGGGTCATGCTGGTTGACGATCAGGAGCTTGTGCGCTCTGGGTTTCGAATCATTCTCGAGTCTGAGCCAGACATTGAGGTGATCGCGGAGGCCGTCAATGGCGAGGACGCCATAGCTGCCGCGGCGAAACACACACCCGACGTGATCTGCATGGACGTCGAGATGCCCCTGCTCAACGGCATCGAGGCGAGCCGCCAGATTCTTGCCGAGCAGCCCGAGACCGGCGTGCTGATCCTCACCACCTTTGGCCACGAACAGTATCTGTTCGATGCGCTCGCGGCGGGCGTGAGCGGCTTTCTGCTCAAAACCTCGCGGGCCGAACAGCTCATCGATGCGGTGCGCACGATCGCCGCGGGCAACGCCCTCCTCGGCCCAGACGTTACACGCGCGGTGATTGAGCGGGTTTCGGCGGACCGCGAGGCCGCGCCCAGTGCTGCCGTGACCGCCGAAGGGGGTTCAGGATCCGACACCCTCAAGGATGCAATGGACGACGCCCGGCTCACTGATCGCGAGCGAGAAGTGCTCAGCCTTGTCGCGGAGGGAAAGTCGAACTCTGAGATCGCGGCGGAGCTGTTTCTCGGTGAAGCCACGGTGAAGACCCACGTATCGAACCTGCTGCAGAAGCTAGGGGTGCGCGACCGCATTCAGGCCGTCGTGTGGGCACACACGCAGGGGTAG
- a CDS encoding cytidine deaminase, protein MDLSVDWAVLREASLAAAHQAYAPYSGFAVGCAALVDDGRVISGCNVENASYGVTLCAECAMIGQLHLGGGGKLVAFDCVGVPRKEGDAETGADTERSADPAAHTITPCGRCRQLLFEAAAPGLLLNTPDGVRTIEDLLPQAFGPAAMA, encoded by the coding sequence ATGGATCTTTCTGTCGACTGGGCTGTTCTGCGCGAGGCGTCGCTCGCTGCAGCTCACCAGGCCTATGCGCCTTACTCAGGGTTTGCGGTTGGGTGTGCGGCTCTCGTGGACGATGGCCGTGTGATCTCCGGCTGCAACGTTGAGAACGCGAGTTATGGGGTGACACTCTGCGCGGAGTGCGCCATGATTGGGCAGTTGCACCTTGGGGGAGGTGGCAAGCTCGTGGCCTTTGATTGTGTGGGGGTGCCGAGGAAAGAGGGTGACGCTGAAACTGGAGCGGATACTGAGCGCAGTGCCGATCCTGCCGCACACACCATCACCCCCTGCGGACGGTGCCGCCAACTGCTGTTCGAGGCCGCCGCTCCTGGGCTGCTTCTGAACACTCCCGACGGCGTGCGCACCATCGAGGACTTGCTGCCGCAGGCGTTCGGCCCGGCAGCGATGGCGTAG
- a CDS encoding tyrosine-protein phosphatase, which translates to MSFGSDLQGTHNARGLAGLPTDGGQSIAEGVLFRSDSLSALTPEGVAAFREYRIGTVIDLRTDAERSRAADVLPTDNSVTLIPLPVLGGAMDEMARGLMPAATAGSKTQLSSEQLSAILDQVPTLQQLYVGILSSSARQFAELGRAVLAGVATDRPGVLFHCTAGKDRTGLAAAILLMLAGVDRETIVADYTQTEENLAGAFAEALTGLITGFGLPLTPKLDQLATKSPAAAIEAAMDWISENYRDAAGYLQSGGMTVEETDKLRRTLRV; encoded by the coding sequence ATGAGTTTCGGTTCGGATTTGCAGGGGACACACAACGCGCGCGGTTTGGCAGGGTTGCCCACCGACGGAGGGCAAAGCATCGCGGAGGGTGTGCTGTTTCGCTCCGACTCACTCTCTGCGCTTACGCCTGAAGGGGTTGCCGCGTTTCGTGAGTATCGCATCGGCACGGTGATCGACCTGCGCACCGACGCCGAGCGCAGCCGGGCCGCCGACGTACTTCCGACCGACAACAGCGTCACGCTGATCCCGCTCCCCGTGCTTGGCGGTGCGATGGACGAGATGGCACGGGGGCTCATGCCCGCAGCAACTGCAGGTTCTAAGACTCAGCTCTCGTCTGAGCAGCTCTCAGCGATCCTGGATCAGGTGCCGACGCTGCAGCAGCTCTACGTTGGTATCCTCTCAAGCAGCGCACGCCAGTTTGCTGAGCTCGGTCGTGCGGTGCTCGCGGGTGTGGCGACGGATCGGCCGGGGGTGCTCTTTCACTGCACCGCGGGGAAGGATCGCACGGGTCTTGCAGCGGCGATTCTTTTGATGCTGGCAGGGGTGGATCGCGAGACCATCGTCGCCGACTACACCCAGACCGAAGAGAACCTTGCCGGCGCGTTTGCCGAGGCGCTGACCGGGCTCATTACGGGGTTTGGATTGCCGCTCACCCCCAAACTCGATCAGCTCGCGACTAAGTCGCCCGCGGCAGCGATTGAGGCAGCCATGGACTGGATCAGCGAAAACTACCGTGATGCCGCCGGGTACCTGCAGTCGGGCGGCATGACGGTTGAAGAGACCGACAAACTGCGACGCACGTTGCGGGTGTGA
- a CDS encoding sensor histidine kinase: protein MTSTASAVWVRPKPDRTGIRADAALALGLALSAVLTTLLYQRMEFYKHPADLWVIVLGIGLCTLPLTLRRRYPVPVAIVVAIGFFVCGQFDVPEVLVTNVSLFIALYTVGAWEQDRRLAFWSRFGITAAMLLWVVIALVISSSDPDAYPGVPRTGLFSAFATFAVLQVLTNLIYFVGAFLFGERSWRAARTVARLEAQGRELDLERQTSAAQAVALDRITIARELHDVVAHHVSVMGIQAAAARRSLERDPDQASRALEVVEESAHTAVEELRRLLHTLRTPEAESGSTTVGIAQLGALVAESQSSGLPTTLIVAGDTRPLPLLVDVAMYRVVQEALTNVRKHAGRGAAADVRLRFSPEAVEVEVSDDGVRQTLRGSRGAGSARPNGSSLGLRGMQERIGAVGGTVSAGRRERGGFIVRASVPLEGAQKGGA, encoded by the coding sequence ATGACATCAACCGCGAGTGCCGTTTGGGTGCGCCCGAAACCCGATCGCACCGGAATCCGGGCCGATGCTGCACTAGCGCTCGGTCTCGCTCTCTCAGCGGTACTGACAACCCTGCTCTATCAGCGCATGGAGTTCTACAAACACCCCGCTGACCTCTGGGTGATCGTGCTGGGTATTGGACTCTGCACGCTGCCACTCACACTTAGGCGCCGCTACCCGGTGCCGGTTGCGATTGTGGTTGCGATCGGGTTCTTTGTTTGCGGCCAGTTTGACGTGCCGGAGGTACTGGTCACCAACGTCTCGCTATTTATTGCGCTGTACACCGTTGGTGCGTGGGAGCAGGATCGTCGCCTCGCATTCTGGAGCAGGTTCGGGATCACGGCAGCAATGCTGCTCTGGGTCGTCATCGCGCTCGTCATCTCTTCTTCAGACCCCGACGCCTACCCCGGCGTCCCGCGCACCGGCCTCTTTTCGGCCTTCGCCACGTTTGCGGTGCTGCAGGTGCTCACCAACCTGATCTATTTTGTCGGCGCCTTCCTCTTTGGTGAGCGCTCCTGGCGCGCGGCCCGAACAGTGGCCCGCCTCGAAGCGCAGGGGCGAGAGCTCGACCTTGAGCGGCAAACAAGCGCAGCACAGGCAGTGGCCCTCGACCGCATCACGATCGCCCGCGAACTGCACGACGTTGTTGCCCACCACGTCTCGGTGATGGGCATTCAAGCGGCTGCGGCTCGCCGCAGTTTGGAGCGCGATCCCGATCAGGCATCCCGCGCGCTTGAGGTTGTTGAAGAGAGCGCACACACCGCGGTCGAAGAACTGCGTCGCCTCCTGCACACACTGCGCACGCCCGAGGCGGAGAGCGGATCCACAACCGTCGGCATCGCGCAGCTCGGGGCCCTGGTCGCCGAATCGCAGAGCTCGGGGTTACCGACAACACTGATCGTCGCCGGCGACACGAGACCGCTGCCGCTGCTCGTCGACGTCGCGATGTACCGGGTCGTGCAGGAGGCCCTCACCAACGTGCGCAAGCACGCCGGCCGGGGAGCCGCCGCCGACGTACGGCTGCGCTTCTCACCAGAGGCCGTCGAGGTCGAGGTGAGCGACGACGGAGTCAGGCAGACACTCCGCGGGTCAAGGGGCGCCGGTTCGGCCAGACCAAACGGATCAAGCCTCGGTTTGCGCGGCATGCAGGAACGCATCGGTGCTGTCGGTGGTACCGTCAGTGCGGGGCGTCGCGAACGCGGCGGATTTATTGTTCGAGCATCGGTGCCCCTTGAGGGCGCACAGAAGGGCGGCGCATGA